The following coding sequences lie in one Sedimentibacter sp. MB35-C1 genomic window:
- a CDS encoding S8 family peptidase, with translation MRYNIDYSKLCPTIRGQIYSSNNNIIPVIVTYKTDRKIKEGELSSLSNKLNRELPIINGCACEMSINSILKLTNDPDVEFISYDSKVFAVMDVARDAIGADFISDTGYTGKDVTVAIIDTGISPHMDLIYPNSRIAGFKDFVNNESRMYDDNGHGTHCAGILAGSGYASKGKYKGIAPEANILSIKVLDENGNGNTSDILSTVQWIIDNKEVYKTRIINFSLGAIAQSREKRDPLVKAANRAIENNFIVVAAVGNSGPLRNTILSPATSRHVISVGALDDKRTPELNDDVIAEFSSRGPTFDRIKKPDLIAPGVNIMSLSNTNLKGYTNLSGTSMSAPMVSGAAALLLNENPNYTHFDIKRKLLNACSRIKASSYEQGAGVLDISRIF, from the coding sequence ATGAGATATAATATAGATTACAGCAAGCTTTGTCCCACTATAAGAGGACAGATTTATTCAAGCAATAATAATATTATACCTGTCATTGTGACATATAAGACTGACAGGAAAATAAAAGAGGGCGAGCTTTCCTCTTTATCTAATAAGCTAAATCGTGAACTTCCTATTATTAACGGCTGCGCCTGTGAAATGAGCATAAATTCTATACTAAAGCTGACAAACGACCCTGATGTGGAATTCATCAGTTATGATTCAAAAGTATTTGCAGTTATGGATGTAGCAAGAGATGCGATAGGTGCAGATTTTATTTCAGACACCGGCTATACAGGAAAAGATGTTACAGTAGCAATTATTGACACCGGAATCTCTCCGCATATGGATTTAATATATCCTAATAGCAGGATAGCCGGATTTAAAGACTTTGTAAACAACGAATCAAGAATGTACGATGACAACGGGCACGGAACTCATTGCGCAGGAATTTTGGCAGGAAGCGGATATGCATCAAAAGGAAAATACAAGGGTATAGCACCAGAAGCAAATATATTGTCAATTAAGGTTCTTGATGAAAACGGAAATGGAAACACATCGGATATTTTATCCACCGTTCAATGGATTATAGACAATAAGGAGGTTTATAAAACAAGAATTATTAATTTTTCATTGGGCGCAATAGCTCAATCAAGGGAAAAAAGAGATCCTCTGGTTAAAGCGGCAAACAGAGCAATCGAGAATAACTTCATTGTAGTAGCTGCTGTAGGAAACAGCGGTCCATTAAGAAATACAATATTGTCACCCGCTACCAGCAGGCATGTTATTTCTGTAGGAGCGCTGGATGATAAGCGGACCCCGGAACTAAATGATGATGTTATCGCAGAATTTTCAAGCAGAGGCCCAACATTTGACAGGATTAAAAAGCCTGATTTAATTGCCCCAGGCGTTAATATAATGTCCCTCTCCAATACAAACTTAAAAGGATATACAAATTTAAGCGGAACATCCATGTCAGCTCCCATGGTATCTGGAGCTGCAGCACTTTTATTAAACGAAAATCCAAACTACACTCACTTTGACATTAAAAGAAAGCTCCTCAACGCTTGCTCAAGAATCAAAGCCTCTTCATACGAACAAGGTGCCGGAGTGTTGGATATAAGCAGAATTTTTTAA
- a CDS encoding cyclic lactone autoinducer peptide — MRKLVLKFGSVIASFALMITALNVNSTCYFLIHQPKLPKGAEKLRRF; from the coding sequence TTGAGGAAATTGGTTTTAAAATTTGGAAGCGTAATTGCAAGCTTTGCACTGATGATAACAGCGCTAAATGTAAATAGTACATGTTATTTTCTGATTCATCAGCCTAAGCTTCCAAAGGGTGCCGAAAAACTGCGTAGGTTTTGA
- a CDS encoding response regulator, with product MSNILVVDDERPIAEIIKYNLQKEGFTVQTAYDGEEAIKMVRKINPELIILDIMLPKKNGFEVLREIRMEYMMPVIMLTAKEEENDKITGLELGADDYITKPFSNKELIARVRANLRRVKLSSTNEEMKAKIINVGNLTIDMNTYEVSRDNDIIDLTNREFDLLKYLFLNSDRVFNREHLLKEVWGYEFGDLRTVDVTVRRLREKIETENDKYIITKRGTGYYFKSR from the coding sequence ATGTCTAATATATTAGTAGTAGATGATGAAAGACCGATAGCGGAAATAATAAAGTACAATCTTCAAAAGGAAGGCTTTACGGTACAGACTGCATATGACGGAGAAGAAGCAATAAAGATGGTTCGTAAAATTAACCCTGAATTAATAATTCTGGATATAATGCTGCCGAAGAAAAATGGATTTGAGGTTCTTAGGGAAATAAGGATGGAATATATGATGCCTGTTATAATGCTTACTGCTAAGGAAGAAGAAAATGATAAAATAACAGGACTGGAGCTGGGGGCGGACGATTATATTACAAAACCTTTCAGCAATAAGGAACTGATTGCCAGAGTAAGGGCAAATCTGCGAAGAGTTAAGCTGTCAAGCACCAATGAAGAAATGAAAGCAAAAATAATAAATGTAGGTAATTTAACTATTGATATGAATACCTATGAGGTTAGCAGGGACAATGATATAATTGACCTGACAAATAGGGAATTTGACCTTCTTAAATATTTGTTTTTAAATTCAGACAGGGTTTTTAACAGAGAACATCTTTTAAAAGAAGTTTGGGGATATGAGTTCGGCGATTTAAGGACAGTTGATGTAACGGTAAGAAGATTGAGAGAAAAGATAGAAACTGAAAATGATAAATATATAATTACAAAAAGAGGAACGGGATATTATTTTAAGAGCAGATAG
- a CDS encoding DUF2812 domain-containing protein → MKKITRYGSVSSYKNLASYFKEMAGKGYMISFIYAGYYSFDKINPVELDFEIIIFNEFDLSIYGNREKYIKDMMKKDWKYVLKNDKMIVFYKKSTDDICNCDNDRQQYEMVKSVWNRNKLKKFLKETGIIPSPCIHLKNSAYIQHSGTLFV, encoded by the coding sequence ATGAAAAAAATTACTAGATATGGTTCGGTGTCATCATACAAAAATTTAGCAAGTTATTTTAAAGAAATGGCTGGCAAGGGTTATATGATTAGTTTTATATACGCTGGCTATTATTCTTTTGACAAAATTAATCCGGTAGAACTTGATTTTGAGATCATTATATTTAATGAATTTGATTTATCGATTTATGGAAATAGAGAAAAATATATTAAAGATATGATGAAAAAAGATTGGAAGTATGTGTTAAAAAACGATAAAATGATTGTGTTTTATAAAAAATCTACTGATGATATATGCAATTGTGACAACGATAGACAACAATATGAAATGGTAAAAAGTGTTTGGAATAGAAATAAACTTAAAAAATTTTTGAAGGAAACGGGTATCATCCCGTCCCCTTGCATTCATTTAAAAAATTCTGCTTATATCCAACACTCCGGCACCTTGTTCGTATGA
- a CDS encoding ATP-binding protein, producing MFKSIKWKFILIYFLLVFLSMSIVGIYIVHQLEDIQMEMSRKNMEKRIQSIIYSSEVLKTKEWSENVDEIQENFRSIQIGYNENLYVILNDEQKTIIAGSVEDIIGQSAFNTTSINNYIFVKSLTGTAQYTVPPNQYEEVEGDTETPIFYHMSYPVKMDGNIKGYIYITNNIEYIYDTVKKSMEIMTQATIIALTITIFLGLVLSSSITGPIKELTFKAKQMSQGDFDQKVNVKSNDEIGQLGSMFNFLIDELKNSISSLQQEKSKMETTFKYMADGVLTVDINGNIIHANPVAKKILLLSETEEKYDDVVKNIKEDMVLSNLKDKNYHGTEILEKGRETYNVDYAPFMNNQNEIGGVIIVFKDITEQYKIDKLQREFVANVSHELKTPITTIKSYAETLLDGALEEKQIAEDFLNVINSESDRMSRLVSDLLRLSRMDYEQTKWKKEKINVGEMLGQVAKKLHIQAKNKNIKMHLGNIQDDIFVLFDRDGFEQILLNIAGNAVKYTPEKGNVWIDAFRDSNKINISIKDDGIGIPKEDQLRVFERFYRVDKARSRELGGTGLGLSIAKQIAEAHNSKLTVNSEAKKGTEIIITIPEHS from the coding sequence ATGTTTAAAAGTATTAAATGGAAATTCATTTTAATTTATTTTTTGCTTGTATTCCTTTCTATGTCCATAGTAGGAATTTATATTGTCCATCAGCTGGAGGACATTCAGATGGAAATGAGCAGAAAAAATATGGAAAAAAGAATACAATCCATTATATATTCGTCAGAAGTGCTAAAGACAAAAGAATGGAGCGAAAATGTCGATGAAATTCAAGAGAATTTCCGAAGCATTCAAATAGGTTATAATGAAAACCTGTATGTTATTTTAAATGATGAACAAAAAACAATAATAGCCGGAAGTGTCGAAGATATAATAGGACAAAGCGCATTTAATACGACATCTATAAACAATTATATTTTTGTTAAATCATTAACCGGAACTGCTCAATATACTGTACCGCCCAACCAGTACGAAGAGGTTGAAGGAGATACAGAAACCCCAATTTTCTATCACATGTCATATCCCGTTAAAATGGACGGAAATATTAAAGGATACATTTATATTACCAATAATATTGAATATATTTATGATACGGTTAAAAAGTCGATGGAAATTATGACACAGGCAACCATAATAGCCCTGACAATTACTATATTTCTGGGTCTTGTTCTGTCATCAAGCATTACAGGTCCTATCAAGGAGCTTACATTTAAGGCAAAACAAATGTCTCAGGGAGACTTTGATCAGAAGGTAAATGTCAAGTCAAACGATGAAATAGGCCAGCTTGGTTCAATGTTTAATTTCCTTATTGATGAATTGAAAAATTCAATATCAAGTTTGCAGCAGGAAAAAAGTAAAATGGAAACCACATTTAAGTACATGGCAGACGGGGTGCTTACGGTGGATATTAACGGCAATATAATTCATGCCAATCCTGTTGCTAAAAAAATTCTGCTGCTGTCAGAGACTGAAGAAAAATATGACGATGTTGTTAAGAATATAAAAGAAGATATGGTTTTATCGAATTTAAAGGATAAAAATTACCATGGCACCGAAATTTTGGAGAAAGGCAGAGAAACATATAATGTAGATTATGCGCCGTTTATGAATAACCAAAATGAAATCGGTGGTGTCATAATAGTCTTTAAGGATATTACAGAGCAATATAAAATCGACAAGCTTCAGAGAGAATTTGTTGCAAATGTGTCTCATGAGTTGAAAACACCTATCACAACGATTAAAAGCTATGCGGAAACCTTGCTTGACGGAGCGCTGGAAGAAAAGCAAATTGCAGAAGATTTCTTGAATGTAATAAACTCTGAAAGCGACCGTATGTCAAGACTGGTTAGTGATTTGCTTAGACTATCCAGAATGGATTACGAGCAGACAAAATGGAAAAAAGAAAAAATTAACGTTGGAGAAATGCTTGGTCAGGTTGCTAAGAAGTTGCATATTCAAGCAAAGAACAAGAATATTAAAATGCATCTTGGAAACATTCAAGATGATATATTTGTATTGTTTGACAGGGACGGATTTGAACAGATATTGCTTAACATTGCAGGTAATGCAGTTAAATATACACCTGAAAAGGGCAATGTATGGATAGATGCTTTCAGAGACAGCAATAAAATAAATATATCTATAAAGGATGATGGAATCGGAATCCCTAAGGAAGATCAGTTAAGGGTTTTTGAAAGATTTTACCGTGTTGACAAGGCGAGGTCAAGGGAGCTTGGCGGAACAGGACTTGGGCTGTCTATAGCTAAACAGATTGCTGAAGCGCACAACAGTAAATTAACAGTTAACAGTGAAGCTAAAAAGGGAACTGAAATCATAATAACAATTCCTGAGCACAGTTAA
- a CDS encoding accessory gene regulator ArgB-like protein, translating to MQGKILQKVTDELVSNKIIDSEDSELYTYGLQQGALMLINILTILLVGRMFGMLWQSVVFMVTYIPLRTYAGGYHARTQWGCYISSVVLIVAVLLGIRFIPWTNFIIIAISIISGLIIYILSPVEDSNKPLDTTEVKAYGKKARMILGFEFGVLILLMFIGVNNIVVCISVSLIMASFMVILGEIKNLKRCYI from the coding sequence ATGCAAGGTAAAATTCTACAAAAAGTAACAGATGAACTGGTGTCAAATAAAATTATTGACTCAGAGGACAGTGAGCTTTATACATACGGATTGCAGCAGGGAGCATTGATGCTTATAAATATTTTAACAATACTACTTGTTGGAAGAATGTTTGGTATGCTGTGGCAGAGCGTGGTTTTTATGGTAACATACATACCTCTCAGGACGTATGCGGGAGGATATCACGCAAGAACACAATGGGGGTGCTACATCAGTTCTGTAGTGTTAATCGTTGCGGTGCTTTTGGGAATAAGGTTTATACCATGGACAAACTTTATTATAATAGCGATTTCCATAATTTCAGGACTGATTATATATATTCTCTCACCCGTGGAGGATAGTAACAAGCCATTGGATACCACAGAGGTAAAGGCGTATGGCAAGAAGGCAAGAATGATTTTGGGGTTTGAATTTGGTGTGTTGATTTTGTTAATGTTTATAGGAGTGAATAATATTGTTGTGTGTATATCAGTTTCTTTAATAATGGCCAGTTTTATGGTAATATTAGGAGAAATAAAGAATTTAAAAAGGTGTTATATTTAA